Proteins from a single region of Hordeum vulgare subsp. vulgare chromosome 6H, MorexV3_pseudomolecules_assembly, whole genome shotgun sequence:
- the LOC123402697 gene encoding protein ALP1-like — protein sequence MDMYPEDEDEEIDFYILAMAHYLQNKERLPYAPRRAPAMTGLQWVEEKEMDPKAFYSMFKIRRSVFYPLHDTLVEKYGLRSTCNMSSKEQPKYHNRKGVTTQNVMAICDFDMRFIFVVVGWPGSVHDTRVWADARVEYPSFPHPPNGKYYLVDSGYPNIDGYLAPYKGQRYHVHDFQQVPPRGRNETFNHLHSSLQNVIERSFGVLKMKWRILLGIRRYKVETQTMIITACTCLHNYIRESKLPDEHFTMVENGSYVHEESASHQFAPYDEGNMGSVRDAIAASVFP from the exons ATGGATATGTATcctgaggatgaagatgaagaaattGATTTCTACATTCTTGCAATGGCACATTATCTTCAAAATAAAGAGAGGCTGCCTTATGCACCTAGAAGAGCACCGGCGATGACAGGGTTGCAGTGGGTTGAAGAGAAAGAGATGGATCCAAAAGCCTTCTACTCCATGTTCAAGATACGGAGGTCGGTGTTTTACCCATTGCATGACACTCTAGTTGAGAAATACGGTTTAAGGTCAACTTGCAACATGTCAAGTAAAGAGCAGCCCAAATATCACAATAGAAAAGGTGTCACCACTCAAAATGTCATGGCAATATGTGATTTCGATATGAggttcatttttgttgttgttggatgGCCTGGATCTGTTCATGATACGCGTGTATGGGCTGATGCACGAGTTGAATATCCTAGTTTCCCACACCCTCCGAATG GAAAATACTATCTTGTTGACTCAGGCTACCCAAACATAGATGGGTATCTAGCACCATACAAAGGACAACGGTACCATGtacatgatttccaacaagtaccTCCACGAGGGAGAAATGAGACTTTTAATCATCTACATTCTTCACTACAAAATGTCATCGAAAGATCTTTTGGTGTTCTCAAGATGAAATGGCGAATCCTTCTTGGCATTAGGCGTTACAAAGTTGAAACACAAACAATGATAATTACTGCATGCACTTGTCTACATAACTACATCCGTGAGAGCAAACTACCCGATGAGCATTTCACCATGGTTGAGAATGGATCTTATGTCCATGAGGAGAGCGCGTCTCATCAATTTGCACCCTATGATGAAGGCAATATGGGTAGTGTACGAGATGCTATTGCTGCGAGTGTCTTTCCTTGA